The DNA segment TCTTGAATCAGCACGGGTGAAGAACGCTGAACCGAGGCACCTTGTTGCTTGGGCTGTCCAGGACGCTGGAATCGGCTTGGGTCAGGCGTGATCTGAGAAGGCATCGCATTCAGAGAAGGGGAAGTGGCCGTTCGCTGCAGACGTTGCCAGAGGCGAAACCGCTCCAATTCCTGCAGTATATCCAGATGCATCTGAGCCAGAGCTTGCTGAAGCGAGAGGTGAGGCATAGGTTGCGCCTGCTGCCGAGATGAAGGCGGACTCAGAGCCGGTCGACCGAAGGATCGGGTCGCGTCTAAAGGGGAAGAGGAAGGACTCATAAACAGCCCATGCTCGATAAATAGATGAAATAGATGGAAGAATCAGGGGTCAGCAATCTGTGCCCAATCTAGGAATGCAGCCGGAAATAGCTTAACAGGAGAGTCCACCCGTAGCGAAGGGTTACTCTATCACCATGCCACAGACCGCCATTCCTCTTCTAGGGCTTTGCCGCAAGGTAGAGGGCGCGTACATCCGCTGGTAAGTACTGAAACAGAATCTGGCGAGCAGAAACCACAATGGCATCCACCTCTTCAGGGGCCAGGAAATATCCGTCAGCCTTGAGCTGGGCAGCGATACGGGCGGGTGACCAGCCAAAACGATCCCGCAACAGCAGAATGAAACGCATATCCCCTGGCAAGGTTTCTAGGCCAGTGGTTAAGTAACAGGCTAAGGCGGGGGAGAGATAGGGTTGGGCTGGTTCAGGGGCTTCTTCCAAAGCTATGCCGACAAAAGAATGCGCCAGTTCTCGGGTTTGATCTGCCAGCCAGAGTTTGAGAGTAGGCTCCGGTGCAACCTCAGCCTCGGGATCCCCACTCAAGAGACTGTTGGCATCCAGACGTTGCAGGCGCGGATAGAGCCGCAGCCACACCTGCTCTCGACAAGCAGCCCACTGCTCCGGCGACACCTGCTCCGCGATCACCCCATCCACCCAGCTGCAGTAGCGGCAAAATAGGCAGATAAAATAGCGAGCCACCTCCGGCTGCTGCTGAAACGCTCTGAGCAAGTCCAGATCGCTGTAATGGGCCACCCCCCGCACGATGGAGGCCCCACATTCCGGCCAGACAGCTACCGCTTCACTCATCGGGATCCCTGACTCAGGAGGTTTGAAGCTCAATGCCTCTAGCCATTTTCCAGTATTTCCCGACAGGCGGATAGCAACTGGTCTTGCTCGGGCAGGGTACGCAGGCCGATACGCAAATAAGGATCCCCCAACTCCGGGAAACTGCGGCAGTCCCGCACCAATAGCCGATACCGTTGTAGCAGGGCCCGCTGGATTTGGGTTGCCGAACCCGGGCAGCGCACCAGCACAAAGTTGGCTTGACTGGGCCAGGGATCCCAGCCTGGCAGGGCTTGTAGCCCTTTGCGTAGGTGTTCCCGGGCAACGGGTAGCCACGCCAAGGTGCGCTGACGAAAGGGTTTATCTGCCAAAGCCGCCTCCACCGCCACCGATGCTAAGCCATTAACACTCCAGGGATCCCGCCAACGCTGCCAGCGCCGCCAATGGTCCGGGTGTCCGACGGCAAAGCCAATGCGCAACCCTGGCAGAGTATAAAACTTGGTCAAGGAGCGAATCACCACCGTATTGGGATGATCCGCTAGGTAAGGGATCAGCGTTTGGCTTAGGGCTTGCCTTGCTCCCACCTCTGCACCAGGCTCTTCTGCATCAGGCTGAGGCAGATCTTCGGGATCGTCCTGCGGCAGAAAGTCCATAAAGGCTTCATCCACCATCACCTGCTGAAACTGGGGCAGCAGGTCCAGAATTTCTGGTCGGGATGCCAACCCACCGCTGGGATTATGGGGGTTGTTCAGCCACAGTATCCGCCCTGCCGGGTTACTGCCCGATTGCCGAAGCAGCTCTGCCAAGCCTAGGGATCCCTGTTCATTTGGAAAAGGGTACCTCAAGGGCTTGATCACCGCTCCTGCCGCCCAGAGGGCCCGCTCATAGTCCCCAAAGGCAGGCTTGAGTAACCATACCTCTCCCCCTTGGGCATCTCGCGCCGCCCAGGTGAGCAACTCTGCTGCCCCGTTGCCCACGCAGATCCAATCGGGATCAACCCTCCAATGTTCAGCTAGCCGAGTGCGCAGCCGCCGATAGTCAGGGTCTGGGTAGCAGCTGATGGCAACCGGATCCGGCTCAGACAAAGCTTTGCCCAGGGCCTGCAAAACCGACTGCGGTGGGCCAAGTGGGTTCAAATTAGCTGAGAAATCAAGAATATCGCTGGGAGAACAGCCAGCAACAGCTGCTCCCCAAGCGCGATTGCCACCATGCTGAGGCCAAGACATGCCTTGAGAAGGGATCCCTACCCAGATCTAGCTTTGCCCCGCAACCCAATCATGACTCCCCAGGTTGCACGCAGTTGGATCCCGCTAGAGTGCCATAGGCCTATCAAGACTTCACGCCCGCCACTGCGTCGCGGAAAGATTTGCCTGCAGTAAAAGCAGGGACAATACTTTCTGGGATCAACATTTTCTGGTTGGTTTTCGGGTTGCGGCCTTCCCGTTCTTTTCGCTTACGGGCCTCAAAGGAGCCAAAGCCCACCAGGGTCACCTTCCCTTTTGGCTCACCATGTTCATCGCGGGAGGCGACCTCTTCAACGATGATCTCCAGTGCTGCCGAAATGACAGCATCAGCTTCCTTTTTGGTCACATTAGCGCGATGAGCGACGGCATCAACAAGCTCTGCCTTGTTCATCCTGATCTCCTCATGATTAGGCAATAGGGTTGGATCGTCCTCCGAACAACGCAGAGCGTCATTGCCTTGCGGCACGCTCGCGCTATCGGTTTGTGGGAACGGAGCCTGCCCTGCAACTGGCAAGATTGTGGCAGTTCGACTCCAAATCACTGACATATTCTACAGCTAAGTTAGGGCAGAAGCCTCTTGGGGAACGGGTTTTCGAGCCTCTTAATGTGCTTTTGGGCAAAAAAGAGTCTCTGTTTGAGAGATTTTATACCGATCTGGCCTGGATCCCACGGAAAATGCTGGGATCCAGACGGATCAAGACTCTGGCTGGAAATAAGCCCGCATCACCTCCCGAAAGACCGGAGCCGCCTGAGCACCGCCCCCACCGCCACTATTCTCCAAGAACACCACCACCACCAGCTCCGGCTGGTCATAGGGGGCATAGCCGACAAACCAAGCGTGGGAGCGTCGGGGCGGGTCTTCTGCTGTGCCGGTTTTGCCTGCTGTCGGGGGGAACCCTGGCCCTAAGTTGGCATTGCCACCCGTGCCGTAGACCACCACATCCCGCAGTCCCTGCTGCAAAATTTGGAGCGTTGCTGCAGACATGCCCACCGGCTGGCGCAGGGGCACTGGGTTTTCGGGGATCACTTGCTGCGAGAGTAAGGGGCGTACCCGCCAACCCCCATTGGCCACTGCTGCTGTGACTATCGCCATCTGTAAAGGTGTAGCCGTAACAAACCCCTGGCCGATGGACATATTGACCGTATCGCCCACATACCAGGGTTCCCGCCAGTGCCGTTGTTTCCAATCGACATCCGGGACTAGACCAAGAGCTTCCCCCTTCAAGCCGATCCCCGTCGGTTGACCCAGCCCAAACCGACGCGACCATTCCTGTAAGGGGCCGACTTTGGTGCCGAGGGCAATTTGATAGAAGAATGTGTCGCTACTGTAGGCCATGGCCTGCCGGTAGTTGAGCCGCCCAAACCCAGCCCGGTTCCAATCCCAAAAGCGCCACCCCCCCACCTGAATATAGGCCGTTGTTTGCAGCACGGTACCCGGTGGAAAGACTCCCGACTCAATCCCAGCGGCCGTGGTGATGATCTTGTAGGTGCTAGCAGGGGCATAAGCCCGCAGGCCTCGGTTGAGGAAGGGAAATTCCTGCTGCTGTAGAGCGTCCCACTGGGCTTGGGTGATGCGACTGGAAAACAGGTTGGGATCAAAGGTGGGATAACTGGCCATGGCCAGGATCGACCCATCGCGGGGATCCATGGCAACCACTGCCCCTTTGCGATTGGCTAGAGCTTGTTCCGCCACCTGCTGGAGGCGCACATCAAGGGTGAGTTGTAGGGTTTTCCCCGGTTGGGGCGCCTGTTCCCCCAGCACCCGCAACACTTCCCCCATCGCGTCCACTTCCACCTGGCGCCCCCCCCACTGGCCACGCAGATGGGGCTCAAACAATTCCTCTGCTCCCATTAAGCCAACGATATCCCCCAGCCGATAGTCGGGATTGGCTCGGAGTTGTTCTTGCGGGATCTCGCCGGTGTAGCCGAGCACATGGGCAGCCAAGTCGCCATGGGGATAGAACCGTATGGCCTCGGCCTCCACCATCACTCCCGGCAGCTCGCGGCTCATCTCCTCCAGTTGAATCACCACTTGCGGGCTGGCGTTGCGCAGGATGCGGACTGGAAAAGGGGAACGATATCCCGCCTGTTCTAACTTTTGTTCAATTTCTTCCGGGGCAATTTGCAGGTACTGAGCCAAGGTCGGGATCATCTCCTGCCAGCGTTGCCGCGACTGCACCAGCGGCCAGAGAAAGACCGAGTGGGACAATTGGCTCCCCGCCAGCAGCACACCATTGCGATCGACGATGCGACCGCGTTCCGGCGGCTGGGGAAACAACCGGATGCGGTTGGTATCGGCCAGCTGCCGATAATACTGGGTTTGTACCAGCTGAATATAGGCCAACCGGGATCCCAAACCTGCCACAATCAACAGGCTGGTCAGCAATAGCAACACAAGAGCTCGATAGTTCTGTCCGACGGTTTTGACCGGCGGGGATCCCTGCCAATGGGAGGTGCGGGTCTCCAGTTGCGGAGAGAGAATAACCCGACACGGGGTACGAGGGCTGGAATGGGGAGAAAACAAGGTTTTTGGGTTGCCGACAGGGTAGAGTTTGGCCATGAGAACTTGCAAACTGCACAACCATACACAAACAGCACCGGATCCCCGGGCAGGTAGTCTCAGTATCGTTGCTCTCGGTGGGGTCGTCCAGGGGCACTATGGATCGGCGAACTGATCCTGTCCTGCAGAAGCCGGAGGAGGATCGAGCTGGGCAACGACGACGGCTGCAGCAGGCTGCTTGGCTGATGGTGGGCAATGGTCTCCGTCTGGGTCTGTCGGGGGCTTATTTCATCTTGCTGGCGCGGCTGTTGGGGCCAGAATCCTTTGGGGTGTTCTCCGCCATCTTAGCCTGTAGTAATCTTGCCGCTCCCTTCGGCTATTTTGGGCAATCGGAGCTGTTGATTCAACGCTTGAGTCATCGGGCGGTGGCGGTTGCCTATCCAGACTCTGCGGCCGATGCTCCCAGAACCCTCAACTCTGGGGCAGTTGCAGTCGGTCCTAGTCTGTGGCTGGCAAGCTTGGGCTGTGGGGTAACAAGCCTACTGCTGTGGCCGCTGCTGAGCGTTTGGTTGGCGGGTACTCCGGCGCTGGTGGTGGGTTTGCTGCTGTCTGCGGATTTGTTCTTCATTGGGTTGCAGGAGGTGCAAAAGGGACAGTTGATCGGGCAGGAACGCACAGGCGGGGTGGCTCTGATCGATACCGGTATGGCTTTGGGCCGAGTCAGTGCGGTGTTGGTGGCAGTGGCCTTGGGGTGGGGATCCCTGGCGCAATGGTCTGTGGTGTATGGGTTGATGGTGTTGGCTGTGCTGCTGCTCACAGCTTGGGGTACGGGGTGCTGGGCACAGGAGACGGCGAACCTGCCTGGGGCTCTAAGTTGGCGAGAACTGCGGGAGCGGCTGACGGCGGGTTGGGACTTTGCGGTGGGGTTAGCGGCGGTCAAGACCTTCACCGATTTGGATAAGTTACTGTTGCCCCGGTTGGCCTCGGCAGCGGCGGCAGGTCTTTACAGTGCGGCCTATCGCCTGATTAACTTCTCCCAAACCCCAATGATTGCTCTGCTCACCAGCCACTTTGCCGAGATCTGTCGGCAAGGGCAAAAAGGGCTGCGTCACGCCTGGCGCTACGCCTGGCAACTGTTCCCTTGGGTGCTGGGGTACGGCAGCTTGGCCACGCTGGGGTTGGCGCTGGGATCCTACGGGATCCCTTGGGTGCTGGGATCCGCCTACCAAGAAACAGCCCTAATCCTGCGCTGGCTCAGCCCAGTGATTTTGCTAGAAGGGATCCACCTTTTGCTTTCTCACATGCTGACAGGAGCAGGGTTGCAGAAACCCCGTAGCCGCTTGCAATTGCTAGCCCTTGGGCTGAATGGGGTGCTGAATGGGGTTTGGATCCCGATGTGGGGTTGGCGGGGGGCCGCATTAGCCACGCTGCTGTCAGAGGTGGCTTTGCTGCTAGCTTTGCTACTGCTGATTCGCAGACAGTTATCTCGCCAGAGATTATCTGCCCAGGAATCTGGCCCTAGGGGGTTTTGGTAATTTTATAAGTTGCTTTGGCATCGGGACCGAAGGTGATCACATCCCCTGGCTTGAGCTGGTGAGCAGTCAGCTTTTGTCCGTTGATCAACAAGCCATTGGTGCTGGGTTTCCCCTCCAAGTCCCCATCCAGAATGCGGTAGCAGTACTCTCCCTCTTGATCGGCAGGAACCCGCAACAGCATGGCATGGTAGCGGGAGGCAAACTGGGAGTTGAGGCAAATGTCATTGGCTAAATCCCGACCGATGAAGTACTTTGAGGAGCCTAATACTTGGTCACGGCGACCATCCCGGTCTTCGACGACCAAGATGTGCTGGTGAGTGCTAGGGGAAGAAGGCACAGAATCGACCATAATTCCGTTGCAAGTGCCAGTATCTAGACAAAGAAACGGGGCAACGGTTCAAAACTGAACCGAGAACCGAACCAATGGGTAAACTCCCTTGATCCTGTAGATAATTTTAGACATAGCCATCGTTCCATGCAGCACACTATACCTAACTTTAGCCTCCCTCTCGGCGCTGCTGCGCCTGCAAAATTACGGACAATGACCCACAAGGGGGTAAAACTCATCTCGACGCATCCCGGAGTATTGGGCCAATCAAGCCAGGAAAGAGAGCGTAAGCGCCTACTGCCCATTGTGCCATGCCCACCACCACCTCTGACTTGGACTCTCGGACGGCCTCCCAAATGGCTGTGGCAACTTCCTCCGGCTGACTGACCAAGAAACTCTCTAGCGCCTGTTCCATTTGCTCGCGGGCTGGGCTACCGGTATCGGAGGCATCATGGTCATTGGCAGAGGTTGCGGACTGCAGCTCATCCAGGAAAATGGCGCGTTTGAGAAAATCGCTGTTGACGATGCCCGGATGGACACCGATCACATGGATCCCTTGCGGTTTCAGTTCTAGGCGTAGGGCCTCCGTCAGTCCGCTGACCGCATACTTACTGGCGCAGTAGGCGCTCATGTGGGGTAAGGGCATTTTGCCGCCAATGGATCCCACATTGACAATCTGTCCTTGCTTGCGCTTCAGCATATGGGGGAGCACGGCCCGAATCGTATGGATATAGCCCCAGAAATTAACCGCCATCAGCTGCTGCCAATGGTCTGGAGTGGTTTGTAGGAACGGGCCACTCAGGCAGATGCCCGCGTTGTTAATCAGGCAATCGATGTGGCCGTAGCGATCTAAGGTTCTCTCCACCAAGCTTTGCACCTGTTCGGGTTGGGTGACATCCGTGGGTATGGCTAGCACTTCTGCATTCAGGCTTTGTTCCAGGTCAATGGCGGTTTGCCTCAGGGTTTCTGGGGTTCGGGCGGCCAAGGATAACCGATACCCCTGACGTGCAAAGGCAAAAGCTGTAGCTCTGCCAATACCCTCAGAAGCTCCCGTAATCAAGACAACATCGACCATGACTGTTCTCCGCAAGTTTGTTGCCAGTTTTTCTCTCTGTCCTAACCTCTTGGGAGGCAAGGGATCCCTTTGTCGGGGCTAGGGCTTATGATACTGAACGGCAGTCAAGATACAGTCAAGCTCAGTTGTATGGCCTCCACCTACTCATTTGATATTGTTAGCGATTTTGATCGGCAGGAGTTGGTCAATGCTGTGGATCAGGCCCAGCGGGAGATCAAACAGCGCTACGACCTGAAGGATACACAGACGGAAATCGAGCTTGGCGAGGGATCCCTGACCATTACCACTGCCAACGACATGGCCCTCAGCTCAATTCAAGATATTCTCTCCACCAAGGCTGCCAAACGGGGCTTATCCCTGAAGATTTTCGATTTTCAACCCCCAGAGAGCGCCAGCGGCAACCGAGTCCGCCAAGTGGTTCAGCTCAAAAAAGGGATTGATGCCACCCTCGCTAAACAAATCTCTAAGCAAATCCGCGATACCTTCAAAAAAGTGCAGCCTTCTATTCAGGGGGATCTGGTACGGGTTTCCGCCAAGGATAAAGATGATCTGCAAGCGGTAATCCAGATGCTCAAGCAGGAAGACTACCCAGTGGCGCTGCAGTTTGTTAACTACCGATAAAGACTGGTAGGTACTGGCTTTGGGATCCCATCTTGGGGTAGCGCTAGGGATCCCGGCTTGCTAGGATGCCGCCAATCTATTTGGCCAGTGCTCTGCCTATCCATTCCATCGGCTTGGGGGAAGAGTTACGTCAACTACCTTCTGTTGGTAACGGCTTCTGAACCAGAACTGCTGGCCCAATTACACCACACTCAATATCCTCAGGGGCGAATGCAAATCCGCCCTGAATCTACTCAAATAGATCCTTAAGAATCTCGTTAGAGAATAGCCATCCATGCGGTGGGATCAGCCGCAACCGACCTCCATCACAACTGGCCCAACCCTTCTCAAAATAGGGATCCAGTCTATCCAAAGCTTGCTCGACCTTCCTGTCACCAAAACTGGCTTGCAAATGCGCCAGATCCAAACCTTCCTCGAGCCTTAACCCCAACATTAATGTATCCATCCAGGCTTCTTCTGATGCGGTTTCAGGCGGTAGGGGATGGATCCCAGCTTTCACCTGTTCAAAGTAGTCGTAAAGGGTTTTGGGCTGTTGAATGCGCCGTCCCCCCTCGTAGCCAACGGATCCCATGCCAAAGCCAAAGTAAGGTCGATTTTCCCAATAGACACGATTGTGCCGACATTGAAATCCGGGGCGAGCAAAGTTGGAAATTTCGTAGTGAGAATAACCGGCTGGGGTGAGCTGTTCTCGCGCCATCAGGTACATTTCAACAGTCATTTCCTCGGTTGGTAAAGGTGCATCCCCCGGTTGATATAGTCTGCCAAACTTGGTACCCGATTCAATGGTTAAATCATAAATAGAGACATGGGGAGGATCAATTTCAATCAGGGCTTGCAAGGATTCCTGCCAATGGGACACTGTTTGATGAGGCAGGCCAAAGATTAAATCCAAATTGAAATTGTTGAGCCCTACAGCCCGTAGATCCTGAATAGTTTCATAAACTTCTTCTACACCATGTAAGCGACCACAAGCAGCCAACAACTCCGGTTGAAAGGCTTGTACCCCCAAGCTGATGCGGTTGATGCCCAACGCTCGATAACCTGCCAATTGATCTAGGGTCAGGGTGCCGGGATTGGCCTCCAAAGAAATCTCGCACTCGGGGTGAAACGGGATCCTCTCCCGCAGGGTGCATAGAATTCGCTCTAGCTGCTCCACAGTGAGCAGAGAGGGAGTGCCGCCTCCGAAAAAAAGGCTGGTCAGAGGGCTGGGATCCCCAGGCAAGTGGCGGTAGCGGTAGGAGCTGCTGATTTCCTGACAGAGCATCTGCACATAGGTTTCGATCAGTTCGCGGGTACCTAAGCCAGTGGCAAAATCACAGTAGTGACAGCGCTGACGACAAAACGGGATGTGTAGATAAGCCGCTTCCGGCCAGCCCAATTGAGGGGGTGAAGTTGGGTTTTTGGGGTTTTGGGGAGCCGTTGCAACAGCCATAGAGTCGGAGGGCAAGAACCCGAGCAGCTAGAACCCCAGCCTAGCAGTTGGCAGAATAGCTTGGGTCCATTCTCGGATCCCTGGCCAGGCCGAACCCGGAGCAGGACTCTATCCCCCTCCTGAGGATGGATCTTCCACTAGACTGATAAAGCCCACACAAGGAGGGATCCGATGGGAGCGGTGCGACTGGCGGTGATCGACTATGATGCCGGGAATCTCCATTCTGCCTGCAAAGGGCTGGAACACGCTGGGGCAGAAGTGCATCTGATCGAAAGTCCAGTCGGACTCGAGCATTTTGATGGCGTAGTGCTGCCCGGAGATGGGGCCTTTGACCCGGCCATACAGCAGTTGCAAGAACGGGGCTTTGTGGATCCGATTCGGGAAGGGGTGCGGCGACAGCAGCCCTTTTTGGGCATTTGCATCGGCCTGCAGGTGTTGTTTGATAGCAGTGAAGAAGGCAATGCCGCCGGTTTGGGAATTGTGCCTGGACAGGTGCGGCGCTTTCGTCCAGAAACGGGCTTGCGCATTCCCCATATGGGCTGGAATCAATTGCAACTGACCCAACCCCACGCTCCTCTGTGGTCAGGGATCCCTGTCAATACGTGGGCCTATTTTGTCCACTCCTATCACGTTGTGCCCGAGGATCCCACCTGGGTCGCTGCGACCGTTCAACATGGCACACAAATGGCTGTGGCTGCCATCGCCCGCGGCACCCTATGGGCCACCCAGTTTCACCCGGAAAAATCCGGCCCCTACGGCTTGAAGATGTTGCAAAATTTTGTCGGGTTTGTGGCTCAACGGGATCCCTCTCCTAGCCTTGCATCCGTTCAAAGGGCTTAATTCCCCATGAACTACTGGCTGATGAAATCCGAGCCCAGTGTGTACAGCATCTGGGATTTACAACGGGAGGGACAAACCCTTTGGGATGGCGTGCGCAACTATCAAGCCCGCAACTACTTAAAAGCAATGCAGCCAGGGGATCGTGCCTTCTTTTACCATTCCAATGCCGATCCCCCCGGCATTGCCGGCTTGATGGAGATCCTAGAAACCCAGGTGGTGGATCCCAGCCAGTTTGATGCTGCCAGCCCCTACTACGATCCCAAATCCGGCTGCGCGGATCCCCGTTGGTATACGGTGCGGGTGCAATTTGTCGCAGTCTTGGGGCGATTTCTCTCTTTGCCAGAGTTACGAGCTACCTTTACCCCTGAGGAACTGGAAGTGGTGCGGCGGGGCTCACGATTGTCGGTGATGCCGGTTTCTCAAACCGTTGCAGAGCGAGTGCTGGCGCTAACGACAGTTTCCTCCCAACCTTTATGATGAGGAAGGGGATGGGCCAAGTCCTGTCAAGCCTGTGAAATCTGCTGAGAAATCTACTGTTGTTCGCGTTTAAGGGTTGCGCAGAGCGGTCAACTATGCCACTAGCTAACTCTGGGGAATCCATGGAGGCAGCCGAGCTGCTCAGTCGCTATGCGGCGGGAGATCGCTATTTTCGCAGCGTTAATCTCTCGGGGGCCAACCTGATGGAGGCCAACCTAATCAGTATCGATCTGGGCCAAGCCCGTCTGAGTGGGGCCAACTGCAGTAAATCCAACCTGAAAGACGCCGATTTAAGTGGGGCCGATCTTCTGGCAGCTTATTTTAGCTTCGCCAATTTGAGTGGAGCCAATCTGAGCGAGGCCAATCTCTACGCCAGTAACTTCAGTAAGGCCGATTTACGGGGGGCGAACCTGATCGGGGCACTGATGCAGGGATCCGACCTAAGCGGCGCCAACCTGAGCGGGGCCAACCTAAGTGGGGCCAACCTGCAAGAAGCCAACTTGAGCGGGGCGAACCTGATCCGGGCCAAGCTCTCCGGGGCCAATCTGAGCTGGGCCAAGTTGCGCGGGGCAGATCTGATGGAGGCAGAGCTGATCGAGGCCAATTTGCGGGAGGCTAACCTCTGGGAATCGGTCTTGATCCGGGCAGATTTGACAGGGGCCAACCTGGAAGGAGCTCGCCTGAGCGGTGTAATGATGGAGCAGGCACGGCTAGAGGGATCCAACCTCCAAGATGCCAAGTTGTGGGGGGCAAAACTGCGGGCCTGTCAGCTTGCAGATACCAACCTGCGGGGGGCTAGCCTCAGTGGGGCCAACCTCTGGACTGCCGATCTGAGTCGTTGTGACCTCACCTTTGCCGATATCCGTGAGGCTGACC comes from the Thermostichus vulcanus str. 'Rupite' genome and includes:
- a CDS encoding pyridoxal phosphate-dependent aminotransferase, which produces MSWPQHGGNRAWGAAVAGCSPSDILDFSANLNPLGPPQSVLQALGKALSEPDPVAISCYPDPDYRRLRTRLAEHWRVDPDWICVGNGAAELLTWAARDAQGGEVWLLKPAFGDYERALWAAGAVIKPLRYPFPNEQGSLGLAELLRQSGSNPAGRILWLNNPHNPSGGLASRPEILDLLPQFQQVMVDEAFMDFLPQDDPEDLPQPDAEEPGAEVGARQALSQTLIPYLADHPNTVVIRSLTKFYTLPGLRIGFAVGHPDHWRRWQRWRDPWSVNGLASVAVEAALADKPFRQRTLAWLPVAREHLRKGLQALPGWDPWPSQANFVLVRCPGSATQIQRALLQRYRLLVRDCRSFPELGDPYLRIGLRTLPEQDQLLSACREILENG
- a CDS encoding HU family DNA-binding protein encodes the protein MNKAELVDAVAHRANVTKKEADAVISAALEIIVEEVASRDEHGEPKGKVTLVGFGSFEARKRKEREGRNPKTNQKMLIPESIVPAFTAGKSFRDAVAGVKS
- the mrdA gene encoding penicillin-binding protein 2; amino-acid sequence: MAKLYPVGNPKTLFSPHSSPRTPCRVILSPQLETRTSHWQGSPPVKTVGQNYRALVLLLLTSLLIVAGLGSRLAYIQLVQTQYYRQLADTNRIRLFPQPPERGRIVDRNGVLLAGSQLSHSVFLWPLVQSRQRWQEMIPTLAQYLQIAPEEIEQKLEQAGYRSPFPVRILRNASPQVVIQLEEMSRELPGVMVEAEAIRFYPHGDLAAHVLGYTGEIPQEQLRANPDYRLGDIVGLMGAEELFEPHLRGQWGGRQVEVDAMGEVLRVLGEQAPQPGKTLQLTLDVRLQQVAEQALANRKGAVVAMDPRDGSILAMASYPTFDPNLFSSRITQAQWDALQQQEFPFLNRGLRAYAPASTYKIITTAAGIESGVFPPGTVLQTTAYIQVGGWRFWDWNRAGFGRLNYRQAMAYSSDTFFYQIALGTKVGPLQEWSRRFGLGQPTGIGLKGEALGLVPDVDWKQRHWREPWYVGDTVNMSIGQGFVTATPLQMAIVTAAVANGGWRVRPLLSQQVIPENPVPLRQPVGMSAATLQILQQGLRDVVVYGTGGNANLGPGFPPTAGKTGTAEDPPRRSHAWFVGYAPYDQPELVVVVFLENSGGGGGAQAAPVFREVMRAYFQPES
- a CDS encoding lipopolysaccharide biosynthesis protein translates to MDRRTDPVLQKPEEDRAGQRRRLQQAAWLMVGNGLRLGLSGAYFILLARLLGPESFGVFSAILACSNLAAPFGYFGQSELLIQRLSHRAVAVAYPDSAADAPRTLNSGAVAVGPSLWLASLGCGVTSLLLWPLLSVWLAGTPALVVGLLLSADLFFIGLQEVQKGQLIGQERTGGVALIDTGMALGRVSAVLVAVALGWGSLAQWSVVYGLMVLAVLLLTAWGTGCWAQETANLPGALSWRELRERLTAGWDFAVGLAAVKTFTDLDKLLLPRLASAAAAGLYSAAYRLINFSQTPMIALLTSHFAEICRQGQKGLRHAWRYAWQLFPWVLGYGSLATLGLALGSYGIPWVLGSAYQETALILRWLSPVILLEGIHLLLSHMLTGAGLQKPRSRLQLLALGLNGVLNGVWIPMWGWRGAALATLLSEVALLLALLLLIRRQLSRQRLSAQESGPRGFW
- a CDS encoding FHA domain-containing protein, coding for MVDSVPSSPSTHQHILVVEDRDGRRDQVLGSSKYFIGRDLANDICLNSQFASRYHAMLLRVPADQEGEYCYRILDGDLEGKPSTNGLLINGQKLTAHQLKPGDVITFGPDAKATYKITKTP
- a CDS encoding SDR family oxidoreductase; the encoded protein is MVDVVLITGASEGIGRATAFAFARQGYRLSLAARTPETLRQTAIDLEQSLNAEVLAIPTDVTQPEQVQSLVERTLDRYGHIDCLINNAGICLSGPFLQTTPDHWQQLMAVNFWGYIHTIRAVLPHMLKRKQGQIVNVGSIGGKMPLPHMSAYCASKYAVSGLTEALRLELKPQGIHVIGVHPGIVNSDFLKRAIFLDELQSATSANDHDASDTGSPAREQMEQALESFLVSQPEEVATAIWEAVRESKSEVVVGMAQWAVGAYALFPGLIGPILRDASR
- a CDS encoding YajQ family cyclic di-GMP-binding protein translates to MASTYSFDIVSDFDRQELVNAVDQAQREIKQRYDLKDTQTEIELGEGSLTITTANDMALSSIQDILSTKAAKRGLSLKIFDFQPPESASGNRVRQVVQLKKGIDATLAKQISKQIRDTFKKVQPSIQGDLVRVSAKDKDDLQAVIQMLKQEDYPVALQFVNYR
- the hemW gene encoding radical SAM family heme chaperone HemW; translated protein: MAVATAPQNPKNPTSPPQLGWPEAAYLHIPFCRQRCHYCDFATGLGTRELIETYVQMLCQEISSSYRYRHLPGDPSPLTSLFFGGGTPSLLTVEQLERILCTLRERIPFHPECEISLEANPGTLTLDQLAGYRALGINRISLGVQAFQPELLAACGRLHGVEEVYETIQDLRAVGLNNFNLDLIFGLPHQTVSHWQESLQALIEIDPPHVSIYDLTIESGTKFGRLYQPGDAPLPTEEMTVEMYLMAREQLTPAGYSHYEISNFARPGFQCRHNRVYWENRPYFGFGMGSVGYEGGRRIQQPKTLYDYFEQVKAGIHPLPPETASEEAWMDTLMLGLRLEEGLDLAHLQASFGDRKVEQALDRLDPYFEKGWASCDGGRLRLIPPHGWLFSNEILKDLFE
- the hisH gene encoding imidazole glycerol phosphate synthase subunit HisH; translated protein: MGAVRLAVIDYDAGNLHSACKGLEHAGAEVHLIESPVGLEHFDGVVLPGDGAFDPAIQQLQERGFVDPIREGVRRQQPFLGICIGLQVLFDSSEEGNAAGLGIVPGQVRRFRPETGLRIPHMGWNQLQLTQPHAPLWSGIPVNTWAYFVHSYHVVPEDPTWVAATVQHGTQMAVAAIARGTLWATQFHPEKSGPYGLKMLQNFVGFVAQRDPSPSLASVQRA
- a CDS encoding EVE domain-containing protein; amino-acid sequence: MNYWLMKSEPSVYSIWDLQREGQTLWDGVRNYQARNYLKAMQPGDRAFFYHSNADPPGIAGLMEILETQVVDPSQFDAASPYYDPKSGCADPRWYTVRVQFVAVLGRFLSLPELRATFTPEELEVVRRGSRLSVMPVSQTVAERVLALTTVSSQPL
- a CDS encoding pentapeptide repeat-containing protein, whose protein sequence is MPLANSGESMEAAELLSRYAAGDRYFRSVNLSGANLMEANLISIDLGQARLSGANCSKSNLKDADLSGADLLAAYFSFANLSGANLSEANLYASNFSKADLRGANLIGALMQGSDLSGANLSGANLSGANLQEANLSGANLIRAKLSGANLSWAKLRGADLMEAELIEANLREANLWESVLIRADLTGANLEGARLSGVMMEQARLEGSNLQDAKLWGAKLRACQLADTNLRGASLSGANLWTADLSRCDLTFADIREADLMGSALSEANLSGANLRGTDLSGADLTGADLSGANLSLASLNGAFLEGAIYSSNTRFPVDFDPELEGLKLFGAAPEATP